Proteins encoded by one window of Lemur catta isolate mLemCat1 chromosome 12, mLemCat1.pri, whole genome shotgun sequence:
- the NKD2 gene encoding protein naked cuticle homolog 2, with protein GGLEHRARDKQEPPSGDPEEGPLRQDQCPLEVAPAPEKAEGREGPGQLFSAEGGERAAEGPRGPGRQRLHIDALRCDVSVREDDRQEWTFTLYDFDNSGKVTREDVSSLMHTIYEVVDASINHSSGSSKTLRVKLSVSPEPSGKRKEGPPAGQDREPPRCRTEAEPAEDPRVADRRLSAHVRRPSADPQPCSVRGPYCVDENTERRNHYLDLAGIENYTSKFGPGSPPAPARQEQHARATHPQSRSRSQEPDTPIPQHRRSQVLAEHAALATEPAAWALDTQPRLKGQEKPLKSPKGAGKLPGLPGSSKPGRAFSYYLPAQAPPDAHHPPQPPPPPYGHRRYRQKGREGHSPLKATHSQPAAVEHEVVRDLPPVLAGVVQRHEHHHHHEHHHHHHHHLLPHPC; from the exons GGCGGCCTGGAGCACCGCGCGCGGGACAAGCAG GAGCCGCCCAGCGGGGACCCCGAGGAGGGGCCTCTCCGGCAGGACCAGTGTCCCCTAGAGG TGGCACCGGCCCCCGAGAAGGCCGAGGGCCGCGAGGGCCCCGGACAGCTCTTCAGCGCGGAGGGCGGAGAGCGGGCGGCCGAGGGCCCGCGGGGACCGGGCAGGCAGCGGCTGCACATCGAC GCCCTCCGGTGCGACGTCTCCGTGCGGGAGGACGACCGCCAGGAGTGGACGTTCACGCTGTACGACTTTGACAACAGTGGGAAGGTCACCAGAGAG GATGTGTCCAGCCTGATGCACACCATCTACGAGGTCGTCGACGCCTCCATCAACCACTCCTCGGGCAGCAGCAAGACCCTCCGCGTGAAGCTGAGCGTCAGCCCCGAGCCCTCCGGCAAGAGGAAGGAGGGTCCTCCCGCCGGCCAGG ACCGGGAGCCCCCTCGCTGCAGGACGGAGGCTGAGCCCGCCGAGGACCCCCGGGTGGCCGACAGGAGGCTGTCCGCCCATGTCAG GAGGCCCAGCGCCgacccccagccctgctcagtgCGGGGACCCTACTGCGTGGACGAGAACACAGAGCGCAGGAACCACTACCTGGACCTCGCTGGGATTGAGAACTACACGTCTAAGTTCGGCCCCG GGTCCCCGCCGGCGCCGGCCAGGCAGGAGCAGCACGCCAGGGCCACCCACCCGCAGAGCAGGTCCCGCTCCCAGGAGCCGGACACGCCCATCCCGCAGCACCGCCGGTCCCAGGTGCTGGCCGAGCACGCCGCGCTGGCCACGGAGCCTGCCGCCTGGGCCCTGGACACGCAGCCCCGGCTGAAGGGGCAGGAGAAGCCACTCAAGTCCCCCAAGGGTGCAGGGAAGCTGCCTGGGCTGCCCGGCAGCAGCAAGCCCGGCAGAGCCTTCAGCTACTACCTGCCGGCCCAGGCCCCGCCGGACGCCCACCAccccccgcagcccccgccgcCGCCCTACGGCCACCGGCGGTACCGGcagaagggcagggagggccacTCGCCGCTCAAGGCCACGCACAGCCAGCCGGCCGCTGTGGAGCACGAGGTGGTGCGGGACCTGCCGCCCGTGCTGGCGGGCGTGGTCCAGCGGCAcgagcaccaccaccaccacgagcaccaccaccaccaccaccaccacctgctgCCCCACCCCTGCTAG